From a region of the Paenibacillus sp. R14(2021) genome:
- a CDS encoding Ger(x)C family spore germination protein — MYRRKIYLVIILCTVLSACSDQKIVNQICLIHAISFDTVANGKKTAALISHFKEQGKTELEVLHTESNSYISLPRLNTRTNDPLERGQARLVLFGKTSAEKGTGTVIHHLLRDPKISSRLQLGVVERDASELLEITTKTQEPFFLSDMIEQNMRSGNLPLMNLHESLFNYYGEGRDMFLPYFKIGREGAAGSGGHGEVKIDGLALFRSDRMITEISMKDAFLLKMLIQNSKNGNYRVPLAGKASNNQGEDFILLRSMHSKANYIVNNVHPIPSISIRLKLVTELQNVPDWVDLRSEEQLTQLEKTMGSYLKKEIEKFLSLLKKNKVDPVGLGDLVRSRSKEWSAQDFEKIYQEIKTTVNVQVKIGNAGNA; from the coding sequence ATGTATAGGAGGAAAATTTATCTGGTTATCATTTTGTGTACAGTTTTATCGGCTTGTTCCGATCAAAAAATTGTGAATCAGATTTGTCTTATCCATGCAATTAGCTTTGATACCGTTGCGAATGGCAAAAAAACCGCTGCTCTAATTTCTCACTTTAAAGAACAGGGAAAAACAGAACTAGAAGTTTTACATACGGAATCCAACTCTTATATTTCTCTGCCACGACTAAATACGCGGACAAATGATCCCCTTGAAAGGGGACAGGCAAGGTTGGTGTTATTCGGAAAAACGAGTGCAGAAAAAGGGACTGGGACTGTAATTCATCATTTACTCCGCGATCCTAAAATTTCATCGCGGCTTCAGCTTGGAGTCGTGGAGCGGGACGCTTCGGAACTGTTGGAAATCACTACAAAAACCCAAGAACCGTTTTTTTTATCGGATATGATTGAGCAAAACATGAGAAGCGGGAATTTACCGTTAATGAACCTTCATGAATCCTTGTTTAATTATTATGGTGAAGGACGAGACATGTTTTTACCGTATTTTAAAATTGGGCGAGAAGGAGCTGCGGGAAGCGGCGGTCACGGAGAAGTAAAAATCGATGGTCTGGCTTTATTTAGAAGTGATCGAATGATAACCGAAATTAGCATGAAGGACGCTTTCTTATTAAAAATGCTTATTCAGAACTCGAAGAATGGAAACTACAGGGTTCCACTTGCAGGAAAAGCATCAAACAATCAGGGTGAAGATTTTATTTTATTGAGAAGCATGCATTCAAAGGCAAACTACATTGTGAACAACGTTCATCCAATCCCTTCTATTTCAATTCGGTTGAAATTGGTGACGGAACTTCAGAATGTCCCGGATTGGGTGGATTTGAGATCAGAAGAGCAGCTTACACAACTTGAAAAAACGATGGGTTCTTATTTAAAAAAAGAAATTGAAAAATTCCTTTCACTATTGAAGAAAAATAAGGTTGATCCGGTCGGCCTGGGCGACTTAGTAAGAAGTCGGTCTAAGGAATGGAGTGCCCAAGATTTTGAAAAAATTTATCAAGAAATAAAAACAACAGTAAACGTTCAGGTTAAAATCGGAAATGCT